The proteins below are encoded in one region of Bdellovibrionota bacterium:
- a CDS encoding bifunctional nuclease family protein → MFIEMNVFGLALDPASNTPMVILKDTEQKKSIPIWIGLFEASAIASQLEKVQLTRPMTHDLLRNIVGELGATLVRVEINDLKENTYFAILVVRKASNEEIRIDARPSDAIALALRCQAPILVDEDVIERSGRSQKVPEGTVSPQDKEKWAEILKNLSDEAFGKYKM, encoded by the coding sequence ATGTTCATTGAGATGAACGTGTTCGGTCTGGCGCTGGACCCCGCGTCGAACACTCCTATGGTCATCCTGAAGGACACCGAGCAAAAGAAATCCATCCCCATTTGGATCGGCCTTTTCGAGGCCAGCGCCATCGCTTCGCAATTGGAGAAGGTTCAGCTTACGCGCCCGATGACCCACGATCTCCTACGCAATATCGTGGGCGAATTGGGAGCGACGTTGGTTCGAGTGGAGATCAACGATCTGAAGGAGAATACCTATTTTGCAATACTCGTGGTTCGGAAGGCGAGCAACGAGGAAATTCGCATCGACGCCCGGCCGAGCGATGCCATCGCACTGGCGCTACGCTGCCAGGCTCCGATTTTGGTCGATGAGGATGTCATCGAACGCTCCGGACGCTCGCAAAAGGTGCCGGAGGGAACCGTGTCTCCTCAAGACAAAGAAAAGTGGGCGGAGATCTTGAAAAATCTCTCCGACGAAGCGTTCGGCAAGTACAAGATGTAG